The following coding sequences are from one Geothrix sp. window:
- a CDS encoding alpha/beta hydrolase-fold protein: MSAILPFTLPRRLLPLLLLLSLSPGARAQPAAKVAVSFQVTVPATTPADATLHVAGNMNGWNPGDPQWKLRRQADGTWSGQFPLESGYALQFKLTRGSWETVEKDAKGGELPNRTVEAGPATAVRVQVECWRDQAPAPEVTHTVSGDLRLVEGFAMPQLGTTRTLRILLPPGYETSGRRYPVLYMHDAQNLFDAATSFAGEWEVDETLAKLCASGELPPMIVVGIDHGGKERLAEYSPYRDERIPTPKGDAYADFLVKTLKPWVDRTYRTQPEAAHTALAGSSLGGLISLHTVLRHPGVFGKAACFSSSFWVGGRRMLKEAAAANPDPALRLYLDIGDREAGAPADSHQAVQDTLDVAEALRLRGVRADRLMVQVAGGARHTESAWAARLPAALRWLFQAAP; this comes from the coding sequence ATGTCCGCCATCCTCCCCTTCACGCTCCCGCGCCGGCTCCTCCCCCTACTGCTCCTGCTGTCCCTGTCCCCGGGCGCGAGGGCCCAGCCGGCGGCGAAGGTGGCCGTGAGCTTCCAGGTGACCGTGCCGGCCACCACACCTGCCGACGCCACCCTCCACGTGGCGGGCAACATGAACGGCTGGAACCCCGGCGATCCGCAGTGGAAGCTCCGGCGGCAGGCCGATGGCACCTGGTCCGGCCAGTTCCCCCTCGAGTCCGGCTATGCCCTGCAGTTCAAGCTCACCCGGGGCAGCTGGGAGACCGTGGAGAAGGACGCCAAGGGGGGTGAGCTCCCCAACCGCACCGTGGAGGCGGGCCCGGCCACGGCCGTGCGGGTGCAGGTGGAGTGCTGGCGGGACCAGGCCCCCGCGCCCGAGGTCACCCACACGGTCAGTGGCGACCTGCGGCTGGTTGAAGGCTTTGCCATGCCGCAGCTGGGCACGACCCGCACGCTGCGCATCCTCCTGCCACCGGGCTACGAGACCTCCGGCCGGCGCTATCCCGTGCTCTACATGCACGACGCCCAGAACCTGTTCGATGCGGCCACCTCCTTCGCGGGCGAGTGGGAAGTGGACGAGACGCTGGCGAAGCTGTGCGCCAGCGGCGAACTGCCACCCATGATCGTCGTGGGCATCGACCACGGCGGGAAGGAGCGCCTGGCCGAGTACTCGCCCTACCGCGACGAGCGCATCCCCACCCCGAAGGGCGATGCCTACGCGGATTTCCTCGTGAAGACCCTGAAGCCCTGGGTGGATCGCACCTACCGCACGCAGCCCGAAGCCGCCCACACCGCGCTGGCTGGAAGCTCCCTGGGCGGTCTCATCTCCCTCCACACGGTGCTGCGGCATCCCGGCGTCTTCGGCAAGGCCGCCTGCTTCTCCAGCTCCTTCTGGGTGGGCGGACGGCGGATGCTGAAGGAGGCCGCCGCCGCGAACCCGGACCCGGCCCTGCGCCTCTACCTCGACATCGGCGACCGGGAAGCCGGGGCACCCGCCGACAGCCACCAGGCGGTGCAGGACACGCTCGACGTCGCAGAGGCGCTGAGGCTCCGGGGCGTCCGAGCCGATCGCCTGATGGTGCAGGTGGCCGGAGGCGCCCGCCACACGGAGAGTGCCTGGGCCGCACGGCTCCCGGCGGCGCTCCGGTGGCTGTTCCAGGCTGCGCCCTGA
- a CDS encoding M3 family metallopeptidase produces MRTASALAALMTLPALAADPAPATNPFFAEWKTPFGVPPFAEIREEHYLPAFREGIARHKAEVAAIAEAPGAPTFENTILALELAGQFTDRVGSVFFNLTGAETNPKLQAVNREVMPLMSAHRDDVQLNPKLFHRVKAVWDARATLKLAPDQARLLERTYKGFVRAGAALTPDQQVRMRAINTEQSKLGVEFGDRLLKATKAFQMVVSSPADLAGLPEGTCAAAAAAAKKAGQEGKWLFTLDGPSIWPFLEYAQNRELRKRILTGYLERCNQGGDTDTNAIVAQVAALRVEKAQLLGYRTWADYVLEENMAKDPKGVYGLLDQIWKPALEVAKKERAELQAMMVKDLPGQKLEPWDWRYYAEKVKQAKYDFDEESVKPYFAIDAVRQGAFTLAGRLYGITFTEVKGLPVYQKDVRCFEVKEQDGRHLGLIYVDYHPRPGKRGGAWMSNYRSAWVKDGQQVDPVVVNVCNFTAPAGDRPALLTSDEVRTLFHEFGHGLHGLFYKGRYRGTAGTPRDFVELPSQVMENWSMEPEMLRLYAKHHKTGEVIPDALVAKMKKAATFGQGFATVEYMAASLLDMDWHTLTTIKPQDTAAFEKASLAKWGLIAEIPPRYRSPYFNHIMGGYAAGYYSYIWSAVLDSDAFQAFKEKGNLFDPATAAKFRAEVLSRGGTEDPALLYQRFRGRDPKVEPLLEKRGLK; encoded by the coding sequence ATGCGCACCGCTTCTGCTTTGGCCGCCCTCATGACGCTACCCGCCCTGGCCGCGGACCCGGCCCCCGCCACGAACCCCTTCTTCGCGGAATGGAAGACCCCCTTCGGCGTCCCGCCCTTCGCCGAGATCCGGGAGGAGCACTACCTGCCCGCCTTCCGCGAAGGCATCGCCCGGCACAAGGCCGAGGTGGCCGCCATCGCCGAGGCCCCGGGGGCCCCGACCTTCGAGAACACCATCCTGGCCCTGGAACTTGCCGGCCAGTTCACGGACCGGGTGGGATCGGTGTTCTTCAACCTCACGGGGGCCGAGACGAACCCGAAGCTCCAGGCGGTGAACCGCGAGGTGATGCCTCTGATGTCCGCCCACCGGGACGACGTGCAGCTGAACCCGAAGCTCTTCCATCGCGTGAAGGCGGTCTGGGATGCGCGGGCCACCCTGAAGCTCGCGCCGGATCAGGCCCGGCTGCTGGAGCGCACCTACAAGGGCTTCGTCCGGGCCGGAGCGGCCCTGACGCCCGACCAGCAGGTCCGGATGCGCGCCATCAACACCGAGCAGTCCAAGCTGGGCGTGGAGTTCGGCGACCGCCTGCTCAAGGCCACCAAGGCCTTCCAGATGGTGGTCTCGAGTCCCGCGGACCTCGCGGGCCTGCCCGAGGGCACCTGCGCCGCCGCGGCCGCCGCGGCCAAGAAGGCTGGGCAGGAGGGCAAGTGGCTCTTCACGCTGGACGGCCCCAGCATCTGGCCCTTCCTGGAATACGCGCAGAACCGCGAGCTGCGGAAGCGCATCCTCACGGGCTACCTGGAGCGCTGCAACCAGGGCGGCGACACCGACACCAATGCCATCGTGGCCCAGGTGGCGGCCCTGCGGGTGGAGAAGGCCCAGCTGCTGGGCTACAGGACCTGGGCTGACTACGTGCTCGAAGAGAACATGGCCAAGGATCCCAAGGGCGTCTACGGGCTGCTGGACCAGATCTGGAAGCCTGCCCTGGAGGTGGCCAAGAAGGAGCGCGCCGAGCTGCAGGCCATGATGGTCAAGGACCTGCCGGGCCAGAAGCTGGAACCCTGGGACTGGCGCTATTACGCCGAAAAGGTGAAGCAGGCCAAGTACGACTTCGACGAGGAATCGGTGAAGCCCTACTTCGCCATCGACGCCGTGCGCCAGGGCGCCTTCACCCTGGCCGGAAGGCTCTACGGCATCACCTTCACCGAGGTGAAGGGCCTGCCCGTCTACCAAAAGGACGTGCGCTGCTTCGAGGTGAAGGAGCAGGATGGCCGCCACCTGGGCCTCATCTATGTGGACTACCACCCCCGGCCCGGCAAGCGTGGTGGGGCCTGGATGAGCAACTACCGCTCGGCCTGGGTCAAGGACGGGCAGCAGGTGGATCCGGTGGTGGTGAACGTCTGCAACTTCACCGCGCCCGCCGGGGACCGGCCCGCGCTGCTGACCTCGGACGAGGTGCGCACGCTCTTCCACGAGTTTGGCCACGGCCTGCACGGCCTCTTCTACAAGGGGCGCTACCGTGGCACCGCCGGCACGCCCCGGGACTTCGTGGAGCTGCCCAGCCAGGTCATGGAGAACTGGTCCATGGAGCCGGAGATGCTGAGGCTCTACGCGAAGCACCACAAGACCGGTGAGGTGATCCCCGATGCCCTGGTGGCCAAGATGAAGAAGGCCGCCACCTTCGGCCAGGGCTTCGCCACCGTGGAGTACATGGCCGCCTCGCTGCTGGACATGGACTGGCACACGCTGACCACCATCAAGCCCCAGGACACCGCAGCCTTTGAAAAGGCCTCGCTGGCCAAGTGGGGGCTCATCGCCGAGATCCCGCCCCGCTACCGCAGTCCCTACTTCAACCACATCATGGGCGGCTACGCGGCGGGCTACTACAGCTACATCTGGAGCGCCGTGCTCGACAGCGACGCCTTCCAGGCCTTCAAGGAGAAAGGCAACCTCTTCGACCCCGCC